One Deinococcus radiopugnans ATCC 19172 DNA segment encodes these proteins:
- a CDS encoding MFS transporter: MTAHHPPPPLTLTLLAAGTAAFFTLGVIQAMYGPAFTLFQDRYGVSTAGVGLIASAHFVGSALAPPLVGILLIRFSLRRVVVAALLTLALGVTLVALAPSWPLAIAGALLGGFGLGGVSGGLNAAYASIGTRAVNLVNAVFGLGSILSPLLVAGAGGNLALPFLTVAALCGLTLLSARVWGFPAMREQVLPPSPGRAGVQVGFFLALLACYVGLEVGFGAWAGRHLQSLGYASFAVIVAGYWGGMTVARVLTGLFGARVRPERLVLACAALTVGCGLAATQAALAPFAYILAGLALGPVFGTTLVWTTRSLPARWVPFLLTSGSVGGIVAPYVLGVLAAKFGQGAIPLALAALAAMLVAVVWGTLRVTRQAPSVRLTA; the protein is encoded by the coding sequence ATGACTGCCCACCACCCGCCTCCGCCGCTGACGCTGACCCTGCTGGCAGCCGGCACGGCGGCGTTCTTCACGCTGGGCGTCATCCAGGCGATGTACGGCCCCGCGTTCACGCTGTTTCAGGACCGCTACGGGGTCTCCACCGCCGGGGTGGGCCTGATCGCCAGCGCGCATTTTGTGGGCTCGGCGCTGGCCCCGCCGCTGGTGGGCATTCTCCTGATCCGCTTCAGCCTGCGCCGGGTGGTGGTGGCGGCGCTGCTGACCCTGGCGCTGGGCGTCACGCTGGTGGCGCTGGCCCCCAGCTGGCCGCTGGCGATTGCCGGGGCGCTGCTGGGCGGCTTCGGGCTGGGCGGGGTCAGCGGCGGCCTGAACGCGGCCTATGCCAGCATCGGCACGCGGGCGGTGAATCTGGTCAACGCGGTGTTCGGGCTGGGCAGCATCCTGTCGCCGCTGCTGGTGGCCGGGGCAGGCGGCAACCTGGCACTGCCCTTCCTGACGGTGGCGGCCCTGTGCGGCCTGACCCTGCTGAGCGCGCGGGTCTGGGGCTTTCCGGCCATGCGCGAACAGGTGCTGCCGCCCTCGCCGGGCCGGGCCGGGGTGCAGGTGGGGTTCTTCCTGGCGCTGCTGGCGTGCTACGTGGGTCTGGAAGTCGGCTTCGGCGCGTGGGCGGGCCGCCACCTGCAAAGCCTGGGCTACGCTTCGTTCGCCGTGATCGTCGCCGGGTACTGGGGCGGCATGACGGTGGCCCGCGTGCTGACCGGGCTGTTCGGGGCGCGGGTGCGGCCGGAGCGGCTGGTGCTGGCCTGCGCGGCGCTCACGGTGGGGTGTGGGTTGGCGGCCACGCAGGCGGCGTTGGCCCCCTTCGCGTACATCCTGGCCGGGCTGGCGCTGGGGCCGGTGTTCGGCACGACGCTGGTGTGGACCACCCGCAGCCTGCCCGCGCGCTGGGTGCCGTTTCTGCTGACCTCCGGCAGCGTGGGCGGGATTGTGGCCCCGTACGTGCTGGGCGTGCTGGCGGCGAAATTCGGCCAGGGTGCCATTCCCCTGGCGCTTGCGGCGCTGGCCGCCATGCTGGTGGCGGTGGTCTGGGGCACCCTGCGCGTGACCCGGCAGGCTCCGTCCGTTCGCCTGACCGCATGA